The following are encoded together in the Gemmatimonadaceae bacterium genome:
- a CDS encoding sodium:solute symporter family protein: protein MKLTLLDWSLVAAYFVISTCIGFIYTKKGGASLNEYFLSGRDVPWWLAGTSMVAATFAADTPLVVTGLVVANGVAGNWLWWNMLMSGMLTVFFFARLWRRARVMTDVEFAEIRYSGKPAAVLRGFRALYLAIPMNLIILGWVTRAMIKILTISLGVNPYIAVAICFGVTMLYSVAAGLWAVLWTDLIQFVIKMTAVIVLAVFAVKAVGGMDALKRGVAAHFGSETAALSVLPVSLQHGSIAAYAWMPLLSLGVFLFMQWWAAWYPGAEPGGGGYIAQRIFSARTERDGVLATLFFQVAHYAIRPWPWIITGLATIILYPTLQDKESGYVHAFVDLLPTGWRGFMLAGFAAAYMSTIGTQLNWGASYLVNDFYKRFVNRDADDRHYVQVSRWATVFLFLASIVVTWQLSSVEQAWRLLLALGAGTGLVLILRWYWWRINAWSEISAMITSFVVAIVVLGYAGRLLHAIGLVARPDAFVPAVVAQGGPNADAWVMVITVGITTVVWIAVTFATAPEPKAVLESFYLRVRPGGPGWAGVSRGLGLGQEPIPGGSGAWGNWLAGIVAVYGTLFGTGKIIFGYPGQGVILLAIALAAFLWIARSFRSEGVDTPTPAPIGAASPVAAGSDD, encoded by the coding sequence ATGAAGCTGACGCTGCTCGATTGGTCGCTCGTCGCCGCGTACTTCGTCATCTCCACCTGCATCGGTTTCATCTACACGAAAAAAGGCGGCGCCAGCCTCAACGAGTATTTCCTCTCCGGACGCGACGTGCCGTGGTGGCTGGCGGGTACGTCGATGGTGGCAGCGACGTTTGCCGCCGACACGCCCCTCGTGGTGACGGGCCTCGTCGTCGCGAACGGCGTCGCCGGCAACTGGCTGTGGTGGAACATGCTGATGAGCGGCATGCTCACCGTGTTCTTTTTCGCGCGCCTCTGGCGGCGCGCGCGCGTGATGACCGACGTCGAGTTCGCCGAGATCCGGTACAGCGGAAAGCCGGCGGCGGTGCTGCGGGGATTCCGCGCGCTCTACCTCGCCATCCCGATGAACCTGATCATCCTCGGCTGGGTGACGCGGGCGATGATCAAGATCCTCACCATTTCGTTAGGCGTGAATCCGTACATCGCCGTGGCCATCTGCTTCGGCGTGACGATGCTCTACTCGGTCGCCGCCGGGTTGTGGGCGGTGCTGTGGACGGACCTCATCCAGTTCGTCATCAAGATGACCGCGGTGATCGTGCTGGCCGTGTTCGCCGTGAAGGCCGTGGGCGGCATGGACGCGCTCAAGCGCGGCGTGGCGGCGCACTTCGGCAGCGAGACCGCGGCGTTGTCGGTGCTCCCGGTCTCGCTGCAGCACGGGTCGATCGCCGCCTACGCCTGGATGCCGCTGCTCTCGTTAGGCGTGTTCCTGTTCATGCAATGGTGGGCCGCCTGGTATCCGGGCGCCGAGCCCGGCGGCGGCGGCTACATCGCCCAACGGATCTTCTCGGCGCGCACCGAGCGCGACGGCGTGCTGGCGACGCTCTTTTTCCAGGTGGCGCACTACGCCATCCGCCCGTGGCCGTGGATCATCACCGGCCTGGCCACGATCATCCTGTACCCGACGCTGCAGGACAAGGAATCCGGCTACGTGCACGCCTTCGTCGACTTGCTGCCGACGGGATGGCGCGGGTTCATGCTGGCCGGGTTCGCCGCCGCCTACATGTCGACGATCGGCACGCAGCTCAACTGGGGCGCGTCGTACCTGGTGAACGACTTCTACAAGCGATTCGTGAACCGCGATGCGGACGACCGGCACTACGTGCAGGTGTCCCGGTGGGCGACGGTCTTCCTCTTCCTGGCGTCGATCGTCGTCACGTGGCAGTTGTCGTCCGTCGAACAGGCCTGGCGCCTGCTGCTTGCGTTAGGCGCCGGTACCGGCCTCGTGCTCATCCTGCGCTGGTACTGGTGGCGCATCAACGCCTGGTCGGAAATCAGCGCGATGATCACGTCGTTCGTCGTCGCGATCGTCGTCCTGGGCTACGCCGGCCGCCTGCTCCACGCCATCGGACTCGTGGCGCGGCCCGACGCTTTTGTCCCCGCCGTCGTCGCGCAGGGCGGGCCTAACGCAGACGCCTGGGTCATGGTCATCACCGTCGGCATCACCACCGTCGTCTGGATCGCGGTCACGTTTGCCACGGCGCCGGAACCGAAAGCGGTGCTCGAGTCGTTCTATCTGCGGGTGCGGCCGGGCGGCCCCGGCTGGGCCGGCGTTTCGCGCGGACTCGGGTTGGGCCAGGAGCCGATTCCGGGAGGCTCGGGCGCCTGGGGCAATTGGCTCGCCGGCATCGTTGCGGTGTATGGTACGCTGTTCGGAACGGGCAAGATCATCTTCGGCTACCCGGGACAGGGCGTTATCCTCCTGGCCATCGCGCTGGCTGCCTTCCTATGGATCGCGCGATCGTTCCGGTCCGAGGGTGTGGACACGCCGACGCCGGCACCAATTGGCGCCGCGTCCCCGGTGGCCGCGGGAAGTGACGACTGA
- the erpA gene encoding iron-sulfur cluster insertion protein ErpA, protein MSTTQQPAVTITVTPGATVEVKRFMEQEGVSSEQGGLRVSVQPGGCSGFRYGLLIEEQSAEDDLVVEQDGFKVFVDPFSAQYLNGITIDYVSSMQGSGFTFKNPNATGGCGCGSSFTA, encoded by the coding sequence ATGAGCACCACTCAGCAACCCGCAGTCACGATCACCGTCACTCCGGGCGCGACCGTCGAGGTCAAGCGCTTCATGGAGCAGGAAGGCGTGTCCAGCGAGCAGGGCGGGCTCCGGGTGAGCGTTCAGCCCGGCGGCTGCAGCGGCTTCCGCTATGGCCTGCTCATCGAAGAGCAGTCCGCGGAAGACGATCTCGTTGTCGAGCAAGATGGGTTCAAGGTCTTTGTCGACCCGTTCTCGGCGCAGTACTTGAACGGCATCACGATCGATTACGTGTCGTCCATGCAGGGCTCGGGATTTACCTTCAAGAATCCGAATGCCACCGGCGGGTGCGGCTGCGGGAGTTCGTTCACCGCATAG
- a CDS encoding sodium:solute symporter, whose protein sequence is MTRFSSLDAVVLLAYLAGTTALGIWVGRRQRDSRDYFVADRSIAWWVVLFSVVATETSALTFIGAPTFSYLGDFGFLQIVAGYILGRIVIAFTLLPRYYDGELVTAYGLLEQRFGLGARRFASIVFMATRALADSVRIFATAIPIAIIVGSVMPRRQAMPAAVLLLGLLTIIYTYRGGMKAVVWTELLQAAVYVGGGIAAIVLLGHVVPGGWHDILGSARAAGKLKLIDTYTGIDRANTLLAGLVGGAFLSMASHGADQLIVQRLLSARSLRDAQRAIIGSGVAVFFQFALFLVIGVGLWKLYGGRTFSTPDAVFPTFIVQYMPRGLLGLVLAAVIAATMSTHSAAINSLAASTTHDIYLPLTKRASDDARTLRVGKYFALAWGVVLTVGALLFREQGTPVVVVALSIASFTYGGLLGGFFLGIFWARAEQRDAIIGMSVGIFAMAFVVFAKQIGDAIPSVAQSLGPLARIAWPWYVFIGTVITLAAGILSSYSHPAPAGTSGRV, encoded by the coding sequence TTGACCAGATTTTCCTCCCTCGACGCCGTCGTTCTCCTTGCCTATCTCGCTGGAACGACGGCGCTCGGCATCTGGGTGGGCCGTCGACAGCGCGATTCGAGAGACTACTTCGTCGCCGATCGATCGATCGCCTGGTGGGTCGTCCTCTTTTCGGTCGTTGCCACCGAGACGAGCGCGCTGACCTTCATTGGCGCGCCGACGTTCTCCTATCTGGGCGACTTCGGATTCCTGCAGATCGTCGCCGGCTACATTCTCGGCCGCATCGTCATCGCGTTCACGCTGCTGCCGCGATACTACGACGGCGAGCTCGTCACCGCGTACGGGTTGTTGGAGCAGCGGTTTGGGTTAGGCGCACGCCGCTTCGCGTCGATCGTGTTCATGGCCACGCGCGCGCTCGCGGACTCGGTGCGCATTTTCGCCACGGCGATCCCGATCGCGATCATCGTCGGCTCGGTGATGCCGCGGCGCCAAGCGATGCCGGCGGCGGTGCTCCTGCTCGGATTGCTCACCATCATTTACACGTATCGCGGCGGCATGAAGGCCGTGGTGTGGACGGAGCTCCTGCAAGCGGCGGTGTACGTTGGCGGCGGCATTGCGGCAATCGTACTCCTCGGACACGTGGTCCCCGGCGGTTGGCACGACATCCTCGGATCGGCGCGCGCGGCCGGCAAACTGAAGTTGATCGACACGTACACCGGCATCGATCGCGCGAACACGCTGCTCGCCGGGTTGGTGGGCGGCGCGTTTCTCTCCATGGCCTCGCACGGCGCCGATCAATTGATCGTGCAGCGGCTGCTCTCGGCGCGCAGCCTGCGCGACGCCCAACGGGCGATCATCGGCAGCGGCGTCGCCGTGTTTTTCCAGTTCGCATTGTTCCTCGTGATCGGCGTCGGCCTGTGGAAGCTCTATGGCGGACGCACGTTCTCGACGCCCGATGCAGTTTTTCCGACATTCATCGTGCAGTACATGCCGCGGGGCTTGTTGGGCCTCGTTCTCGCCGCCGTGATTGCGGCGACCATGAGCACGCACTCGGCGGCGATCAATTCGCTTGCCGCATCGACCACCCACGACATTTATCTGCCGCTCACCAAGCGCGCGAGCGACGATGCGCGCACGCTGCGCGTCGGCAAATATTTCGCGTTGGCGTGGGGCGTCGTGCTCACGGTCGGTGCGCTGCTGTTTCGCGAGCAAGGCACACCGGTCGTGGTCGTCGCGCTGAGCATTGCCTCGTTCACGTACGGGGGACTACTCGGCGGGTTTTTTCTCGGTATCTTCTGGGCTCGCGCCGAGCAGCGTGACGCGATCATCGGGATGTCGGTGGGCATCTTCGCGATGGCGTTCGTGGTGTTCGCCAAGCAGATCGGCGATGCGATACCTTCGGTGGCGCAGTCGCTCGGCCCGCTGGCGCGCATCGCGTGGCCCTGGTACGTGTTCATCGGGACCGTGATCACGCTGGCCGCCGGCATTCTCTCTTCGTACTCACATCCCGCACCCGCGGGCACTTCTGGGCGCGTATGA